TGCGAGCTGTGATGGCTGCCCAGATTCGACACAGCATGCCACCTCTGAAACAGCAATTTTGGACTGATTGAAATACAGTGTTACAACCGAGCCATCTCAAACGCCACTGGGGCTTTTTGATGAAACTCAAACTAACGAGGTCATTTGCATCTTTTCGACACCACCGTCTGAGGGCGATTTCCCTTTTTCACGTTTCTGCATGGACGGATGGCGTGAAGGTGATGTGCGGAGGCAGCTCACCTTATTCCACAGTACATCAAGTCATCCCTGGAGGCCATGTAGAAGAGACAGTCCAAGGTGAACTCATGAGAGAGCAACTAGAAAACAGGATCACACAGGTTTGGATTAACAGCGGATATATGAGTAATACAAGGCAGCTTCAAcagtaaaaccaaaaaaaaaaagataaaggcTGAGCTTAAGTTGAGTTTACCTTATTGATAGTGTCTTGGTCTACAGGGACAGACTCAAGCCAGCACACCAAAGCCTTCACATCTGGATTATCTATAATGTACACAGATTACAACCACTCAGACTGCCTGGGGCAAattgcacacatactgtatctcGCGTTGTTAAATGTTACACACAAGAAAAACGCGTATCGCGTTTCCGCAGGCAGACTGTATAATCATTACGCAAACTGCACAGTCAAGTTTGAGCACATTAGTGGATGATTTGATGGTCTACGCCTCAGACAGGAACCAGTCAGGCAGAAATGGAGAGCCTGAAGCTGAGGCGTGGTAGGGATTGACAGGTATAAGGGTTAAGAAACTAACAAGAATCACTGTATTGAGTGCATTGACAATACAAAATGGGCGTTGGTCTCTTGATGAAATACTGGTCGAGCTGCAGCTTGTGCGGTTAATCATCGGACTAATAGGCTAAGCTCTTACCAACTCCTAGATAATAACTTATCAACAtgtgggagacagaaactatatAGAATGGTCCAACAGATCCccttgctctggacggagaccagtgaaggatattagaagcacttttccggtgagcgctgagcgttactgcgcagcctccaactgagcttcaagatgtagatgtgacgtgagcaacctgaaagtctgaaagttgtaagtcttctggtagctgtgggAGTGAGTGcatgttagcatcaaaatggcgctaTAGGAGCTACGCTTGCCAGACGCTCACTTACCCCCTTGGCTTTAACCAAATAGTACAATTAAGGGGAATCATAACAAACGGACTTACTTTACCTGGATTTAAAGGTTTGACGACGCCTTACCCAGATCAATGAGAATATGCAAATATTCTTGATTGTTTGTTTGAAGCTGCTTGGATTACTGGATGGGTAGGTTTACGAATCACTAAAGTCAAAGCTACTGGCAGAAAGACTATTTGAAAAGACTAATTGACAACCATTAAAAGGATGTCATCAGATTTTTAAGCCTATTTTAATACCCATTATACACATTGTAAATTATATGTTTTATAGTTGAAATACACAATGTACATATCAGCATCATTTTCATATAATGCATAGACATGTATAcatgcatactgtatataatcacCCATTGTACATAAAGTAACCTATTATGTTAAACATTCAGTAATTATTCAAGCACTCTGCCCCTTTGCACTATAGTCTAAATTGTTATGTTCATTGTtgcttttaaaatatatttatatatcgaTTTTCTCACTTGTATGTTCGTATTAGTTATATGCGTAGGTTTACCAATCTTtgttcagctttgttgtccCTGTTTTTAGCTGCACGTGTTTTCTATCTATCTTCCTGAAAATTGTTCTTGGGACTGTGTGAGAAAATTGAGCGTAACAAAAAGTCAAATTCATTATGTGTACACATATCTTGGCCAATATGCTGATTCTGGTACAATATACAATAGGAGATATTCCGTGGGTATATTAGAAAATTGCAGTCTTTTTTTAGTACACAATTCCCTATTTGTGTTTCCCTGGACAGCGTTTCCTTGCTGAACCAAAGTGGaggaaaaaattatatataatatataatttttttcctccactttgatatatgtatatacttgtatatatatatagcaaactgtgtggtttaaaaataaaaataaaaaattacctTCAGTGACTGCCGCTTTCCTCAATGCATCAATCTCTTCCTGTTTCCTCTGGACACAGTTCATCAGTAGCTCCTGatactctctctccttctcattCAGCTGACTCAGCAGtcttaaaacacaaaaacagccaTCATTACTCAGCAGAAAGCAGTGCAACTCAAAAGGTGGAGGgtaggggtgtggccttgaccaactgccactttgcttgtttgaaagccatgatgtctctctctcatgggtgggccaaattctctgggcgggcaaagcagagaaagggtaggtaaccttcctccttatgacctcataaggaggaagactccagatcggcccatctgagctttcattttctcaaaggcagagcaggatacccagggctcggtttacacctatcgccatttctagccaatgGGGGACCAtaagcaggctgggggaacgcatattaatgttaaaaaacctcaaagtgaaattttcatgccatgggacctttaaaaaggtcGTGTATCGCCGTGTATCTTGAACAGAAAAGCTTAATGATAaagaaacaaaactaaatgctacCTTTTGGTCTTTACTCGTAGGTCTCTCAGTTGCTCACTGAGGGGACAGTTGCTGTTGAGGACGAGGTCTGTAGGGGAGTTGGGGCTTGCTGTTGGCGGGGTCTCATATATGGATGCTGTCTGCTCCGTGTCAGCTGACGCAAACACCTGGTCAGGGACAATAACTACAGGAGTGTCTGCGTCAGCACACTGCTCATCAGGGGTGCTGTCCTCAGTCTCAAATGAGGACTGCAGCTGGAGTTTCAGTgctgaggagaggagagtggtCGGGAGGAACGGAAGAAACATGGacactttataataaataaacaaccCTAAACTACtgaaagaatatatatatatatatatatatatatatatatatatatatatatatatatatatatatatatatatatatatatatatacacacacacacacacacaatgaggcggTACCTGGTAGGAGCACAGTGATGGCATCCTGTACTGCCTGTCTCAGCAGATTGTCCAGAGCAAACATCCAGTGAGGTTTCACTTGCTGTTGCCTCAACACCTTCTTTACCTACAGACGGAGCATATAGTTTACCATGATTCATGATTGAAATCTTACCAAGCCTTTTAGCTGAAACTCTGTGTTGACCCTGAAGTAACTTACTGCATCTTGGAAGCTAAACAGCACCGCCTGCAGGCTGTTCAGTGAAACTGCGGCAGTGAGCAGTGAGGTTCGAAGTTCCGTCAAGCTCCTTGTCAGCTGCCTTCGGTCTGGGGAACGGATGTTGTCTCGCAGGCAGCTAATGAACTTGGTGATGTGGTCTGCCGTTATGGAGGATTCCTCGCCATGCTTTAAAAAGGGAAGTTGggggaaaattttttttttgggtttttttttttttttttttttttttttttttttttttttttttttttttttttttttttttttttttttttttttttttttttttttttttttttttttttctctctctctctctctctctctctctctctctctctctctctctctctctctctctccattagACATAACAGCTTTTAAGTGGGAAACAAATGCCAAACCCAGTGTAAAATAAGATGGCAGAAATGCCCTTAGGCTCAAGGTTATTAACACATGAGCCAACTTTAATATTAACTTAGCACTCACAGCAGACACCAATGCCATGAGGCTGTTGGATCATACGGAGGTTCATATTTGGAAGTTTTGGCAGTGCCTACAATGCAACAACACTTCTGGACAATTCGTGTAAAACCAAACTACGAGGGTgtacattgttattttaacatgaTGTCTTATTAGTTAAGACTTTACTGATACTGATAAACCACATCTGTGAAATCTAATAACTGGCCAATAACAATTGGTGAACCAATAGTTGTCTAATTCAAGAATTGTTGTGCTATTTGTATTCTGAATCTTTCTctggaatttttttattttattgtttttacctAAATTCAAAAGCCTAGCAAGACACAGGGGCCGCAAAATAGCTTTAGTTAGATGCCCTACATTTTAGAGAAAAATGTATGTAGTGTATATGTAGGAAGCCATGCAGGTAATacatttcataatttttttgacCTGTGTTGCTGTGATTGTTCTTCACCCACCTGAGGCACAGACTCCTGTATATTAGAGACGACATCGCTGATGTAGTCAGTAAGGACTCGGTGCAGTGTGGCTCTCCTTTCACTGTCCTTTCTCAGCAtgaaaagaccaacattctCATCTGTTGAGGATGGACTGCTCATGTCTGATGAAAAGTCCTCTGGTATTCTGGACAGTAGGGGGCAATAAAATCAATCACACCAGATCAAcagataaagagaaaaaaaaaaaaaaaaaaaagaaatggagatACGGACATCAATAATTTGTTATGTAAGTAATACATAGTTAACTGTAGAACGTGACATTTGATACAGTTCCATTTACTTATTTCATATTGTATTTGTACATCTTtgttaatacatactgtgtatatatatatatatatatatatatatatatatatatatatatatatatattcttcttATCCTTCTTATATTTAGAGAATTTGTGACATGCAACAACACcaccaagacaaattccttgtaGGTGTaaaaaacatacttggcaataaagcccttTCTGATTCAGATTATACCCTTTTTATACCTACACAGGATGTCGCCTCACAAGACTATCTGACTAAAACCTCAATGTGGTTTGCCACTGATGTAAGATCCTGTACAACCCTGGCTGAAGCAGACATTGTAAAGGTTTTTTTATCTTCTGTTGAGTAATAATCTAACTCACGACAGGAGGCTGTTGGTGCTGGGTGGGCTCTCAGAGATTTCATCTGCCATGAGGGTGGACTTTCGCTGCCTGAAGTCCAAGGAACAGGACAGGTCGATTGAAACCGGGTATAAATCAGTGTCCTCCACAAGGATGGAGATGGGTACAGACAGGCTGCGTTGGTAGTCAGCTGCAAAACCCGGCGAGATTGTGGTTCGATATAAGAGATTGTTCAAAATCTCTGACATTAGCAAGGTTTCATAAAAACACTTACCACACACGTCATAGCACGTGCAATAACAAAccgttcaaaaaaaaaaaaaaaatgtgagagaaacagaaaCGTGCTATGAGAAAGAAGAGCAGTATGTGACTAGAAGTGTACTGAAGCTTTACCAGGAGAAATGTCTTTAGGTTCTGATTCCTGCGGAGCCCTGGCCTTCTTCTTGGGGGACGACCTGAGGAAGCTCGCCTTCAGCAGCTCTGTGGCTGTGGCTCTGTCATCGGGGTCCGGCACAAAACAGTTCATGATGAAGCCCTTTGCCTCGTTAGACATGCACTCAGGAACCTTGGGGTGGATCTTAAACATGCCCACCTTGATGGGATTGtttaaaaaggaaattattTAGTTCATTAAAACAACTTGACTTTGACATTGTGTGTTAAGCGAAAAGATGGAAGTTGCttatatttattcatatatttgTTTCAGACATAGCGCTCTCGTGAACATTCAAGTTGTAATTATGATTGGGGAACTCCGAGGTTTATGAAAGCTACCATCCATTTTTGTATGACACAGATGTGGTTTTAGGCTTTTAACTCAAAAGCACTACTGTAGTGCTTTAAATTAAAAGCTAACATCACCATGCTATAACATGGTCACAATGATGACAACGTGCTAATGTTTAACTTGGCCACCTTCTTAGTTTCACGTGATAGCATGGTTACATTTgccaattagcactaaacagTACAGGTGTTGCTTTAGAATTGTTTGACAACTCCTAATTTGGACTTGATGGCATGAAAAGTTACCAGTCTGGTTCCCCCTCGCTGCTGAGTACAGCCTctttaagatatttcagtctaaACCCATGAAGAGtgacttttatgatttttacTCAAAGCCAAACTAAAATGTAGAActatccttttttcttttttttaatgaaaacacCACAATCTGCATGTATTAACATCGACCTAAAATACAACTTCCCCTTATTTACCTTGAACATGGCGGCCTGAGGACTTCCCAGCTCATGGAAGGGTGGCTTGCCTGTTGCCATTTCTATAATAGTGCACCCGAGGGACCAGATATCAGCTGGCTTCCCATAACCCCGGGGCCCTTGGTCGATAATCTCTGGGGCCATGTACTGAAGAGTTCCTATCGAAAATAATCATAAGAGTAAAATCAGTTAATATAAAATAGATCCTTATAATTTAGTTAAATCTGTACATGTATCAAAGTGTGTGAAACAAGACAGAGTCATAAAGGTTTTAAAATAGACCGCACCAGTGAAGGTCTCAGTGCAGGGGTTGATCCCTGCTAATCGTTTGGAGGTTCCAAagtcagagatcttcaacactCCACTGTAGGTGTTGACCAATACATTGTCACCCTGCAGCAAAGATAAATGATCCACATTGAGAGGTTTCACAAACACGACAAACTTACAAACCATAAAGCTAGGATGAAATCATCCTAGAAAGTAGAATCAATATTTGCCATTTGCCGACAGATTCCCAGGGTGCTCCGCTCACCTTAATGTCTCTGTGGACTATCTGATTGTCATGAAGGTATTTGAGCCCCTCGAGGATCTGTTTGGTGTAGAAGATGATGGTGGCTTCGTTGTCTTTCAGGGGACCCCATTTGGAGCGCAGGAGAGATGACAAACTTCCTACAAGCAGTACATGTCAAATTATATAAGccaatttcatttttcatttcaaattcTCATTTTTAAGAACAGAATCTTGCTGTGAAAATCTAATTTCTCACATGTCCATGAAGGCAGGGATGAGAACAAAACAATCTCTACCATTTGTGTCACATTGGAAAACataattttctgtttttgttgaagTTATTTCTGAGCTACATGTGGCAATATTAAACCAAGCTATGAATTGGAATTGTTCGCATAGCTTCAGATGTTTTTCCAACAACGCCATTGTCAACAGAGATTTTTCTTCAATGAGCAGGATGTTGGAACCACCCACTTTCTTGAAACTGGCTTCCAGTATGTTGCACAACCACACTTCCACAGTCAAATCTGAACACAAGACAGACACTCACTTCCTTGATGCTTAATAAAGGCATCACACAGTAActagaaaaatgcagagttgaAATCAGGGGCATGACTTCCTTATATTGGCACTTTTTTGTAAGTCTATTTTCATTCCAGTGAAAGTTTCATGAACGTCTGTTAACACTAATATGCCAATGCATAAGTATTAGTTTGTAGATTCCAATCAGTGCAACAAGGATGTATTAGCCAAAATCTCTGTGTAAAATTAAAGTGAAAAGGTATCAGTAATTGGATGAGCAGACGTGAATGCATAAATAAAACAGAACTTAAGAAAAGTATCACACTGTATTGTGTAGCTAACAACTAACTTTAGACATCCTCAGGCAATTCTAGGCAGTTTCCTGTTTTCAAATACAATGTTTTTAAGTTTCATACTGCAAGGGGATTTTGATTTTCATATTTTTGATTTGTGAAAAATATTGAGTTTTTAATACCTTATtctaaataaatcattttgtcTCATCTTCACTTTGTCATGGTACAAGTTAACTGTTTAGACTTCATAAGTTGGGCTGGAGGAATATTAGAATGAATATAAAAAGGGTGGGCCGGAAAGGTCAGGATCAGAACATTAGGTGATAGAGCTGTAGGCGAAAACATGTCACACATAGTAAGATGTTTGTGCACATATCGGATTTGTTTTTTCCAGTGTGTCATCATTGCCTAATCTCAGTGGTCCTGTGTGAGATCAGAGGATGTTCATTACTTTGATATGCTgaacagaggtgtgtgtgtgtgtgtgtgtgtgtgtgtgtgtgtgtgtgtgtgtgtgtggctaagGGTGTCCAGTAATGGACAGTTACTCTCTACTGCTCTTTGAAGCTAAAAGTATTAGCATTTTCAGAATTTTAAGATTCCTACCTCCAGGTACTTCCTCCATGAAGATCTTGATGAAACCATCCTGACTGACTGAGCCCAGGTACTGGACAATATTTCTGTGTTTTAGCCTCTTGTGCAGAGCTATCTCCTCATGGAGGGGTTGGGAGTAcctgggggggggtggggaagaaagaaagaaagaaagaaagaaagaaagaaagaatgtaTGACTGCAAGGTTTTCCTAATTTCACACTGTCAACGCAATAAATATGAtagtttgttgttttaaaaCATTCAGAAATCTTCAGTTtgataaaaaagataaatactGTGCCGTGTCTTGGACAAAAGGTTTGGCAAATGCTTAAAAAGCCATTTAAATTACTAATTTCTTTTGATGGAATTTTTAATTTCCACACAACACTGTAGTGTGGGCCTAAACTCTTTGTGCAGATTATAGAATAGcaaacaaggaaattaaaaaGTCGAAACACTCATCCCCAGGATTCCTAAAGAGCACTGGGGATCCAGAGCATGCCAGTGAGTGGTATCTCTGCCAAATCACTTCCCATTAAGGGaattatgaaaaaagaaaaacattttaatgagaAACCGTGCAGTTTAGTGCGTCCCAGTAAGGGCTGACTCTGAAGGGAAAACAGTGCTAGTGTTGGTTTCTCATACATGCTGTCCCTCTCAGGGATTTCCTTGATGGCAATGCGAACTTGGTTGCTCAGGTCCCTCCCAGCGTACACCACACCGTACGTCCCTTTACCCAAAATCACTTTGTCGCCATTCTCATTGGTCTCACAGATGTACTGTAGAAAGAAATGAAGACAGCATAAATCAGAACACTGACTGAAAGCAGGAGCATTAGAGAAACTGTGAGGAACTTCATAGAGAGAGAGCGAAACGTGAACTTTGAAGGCTCTTCTGACATGAAAACAGAGTCAACAAAGTCCAGAATTCTAAGAATATAAAAGGGAATATGAATACATTTACTTCTTTACACAAACAGATACTAATGCATACAATGCCAAATTACAGGGAAATATGACACTTATGTTATGAGAATGTTTCTGTTCAGCAACTGCAGTTGTTTTCTACTTGTTGAAGCAAGGGAGACCTAAAATAGAGCACACTCTGCATCAGACGAATGGAGGACTGTGACTGACCTCTAGTTCTCCCTCAGCTTCATGGTTCAGGTCCTGAGAGGGGTGTTCAGCCTCCTGAAGCAGAGAGTTTACCAGCTCGCAGAAACTAGTGAGAGAACAGCGTGAGGAGACAATGTAGATAGATCCAACACCGATGAGAATATGCTCTTAATAGAGCATGTAGTTAAATGATTTTTTAGTGAATTTCCATTAAAGAGAATACCAACATCAGGCATTTGCCAAATAATTTACCCATATAAGGCAAACGAGCAG
The DNA window shown above is from Perca fluviatilis chromosome 7, GENO_Pfluv_1.0, whole genome shotgun sequence and carries:
- the si:ch211-1i11.3 gene encoding mitogen-activated protein kinase kinase kinase 5, with the protein product MYTSERRRMSLREHKRKDPVWVSAGSLWQDSSAMELSSSGSGKQVVSPRSRTRPVSVAYIVNKDATVPQTEENLSLKCLKEACADAHAVFQTISFERISQGTTDILDSFYNADVAVVEMSESFCQPSLFYHLGVRESFSLTNNIILYCYKQDNDLQAVKEQCGSYTFIPYVVSPQGKVFACDATIMTAIKELMQPSFQLEPLLTPLVETLVHLLNNVQIQSSEYFRESIRHEIRMARERFSGQALSEELSNIQKRLDSVELLTPDIVMSLLLSYRDIQDYDAIIKLVETLSNLPMCLVAKHQNIKFNYIFALNRRNQPGDRAKALEAILPIVESGDKVASDVYCLCGRIYKDMFMSSGFTDQRSREQSCYWYGKAFEQEPTLHSGINNVVLLMAAGHEFDTSIELRKIGVTISTLLGRKGSLEKMKDYWDVGFYLGANILANEHRKVIMASDKLYKLKAPIWYVASIMETYILYRQFAKLPEVKSPTQDTVDFWMELLLQACRPTDSTGRCPVLIVEPSKVLQPAIVCVSEEDESRTVQLEHITPLKKGLYQWTFPASAIRGVSASKIDERSCFLYVHYNSDDFQLCFPSELHCKGFCELVNSLLQEAEHPSQDLNHEAEGELEYICETNENGDKVILGKGTYGVVYAGRDLSNQVRIAIKEIPERDSMYSQPLHEEIALHKRLKHRNIVQYLGSVSQDGFIKIFMEEVPGGSLSSLLRSKWGPLKDNEATIIFYTKQILEGLKYLHDNQIVHRDIKGDNVLVNTYSGVLKISDFGTSKRLAGINPCTETFTGTLQYMAPEIIDQGPRGYGKPADIWSLGCTIIEMATGKPPFHELGSPQAAMFKVGMFKIHPKVPECMSNEAKGFIMNCFVPDPDDRATATELLKASFLRSSPKKKARAPQESEPKDISPADYQRSLSVPISILVEDTDLYPVSIDLSCSLDFRQRKSTLMADEISESPPSTNSLLSIPEDFSSDMSSPSSTDENVGLFMLRKDSERRATLHRVLTDYISDVVSNIQESVPQHGEESSITADHITKFISCLRDNIRSPDRRQLTRSLTELRTSLLTAAVSLNSLQAVLFSFQDAVKKVLRQQQVKPHWMFALDNLLRQAVQDAITVLLPALKLQLQSSFETEDSTPDEQCADADTPVVIVPDQVFASADTEQTASIYETPPTASPNSPTDLVLNSNCPLSEQLRDLRVKTKRLLSQLNEKEREYQELLMNCVQRKQEEIDALRKAAVTEDNPDVKALVCWLESVPVDQDTINKLLSHEFTLDCLFYMASRDDLMYCGIRGGMLCRIWAAITARRKTQLSTHNEDSEDTLL